The proteins below are encoded in one region of Candidatus Saccharimonadales bacterium:
- the rsmH gene encoding 16S rRNA (cytosine(1402)-N(4))-methyltransferase RsmH, whose translation MQNKNQNHQSNFHEPVLLQAVLDLLVPRPGERYLDITAGYGGHASAIASAIGSTGEMTLVDRDPQAIAQLEQAFGSRARIIKDDYAGALAQLSGPYDVILADLGVSSPQLDNSNRGFSFKVSAPLDMRMDSTADFTAEQIVNHFTERDLADLIYQFGEERQSRPIARAIVQARPLSDTKQLAQIVARAYRGKSRIHPATRTFQALRIAVNDELGQLARALPRIESLLAPGGRIGIISFHSLEDRLVKNFIRESQTLTPVNKKVVQGKNEDVSNPRARSAKLRVAIKNTNGHTLDSPRRTGAKNKQEVRNGH comes from the coding sequence ATGCAAAACAAAAACCAAAACCACCAATCTAATTTTCACGAACCGGTCCTGCTTCAAGCAGTGCTGGATCTTCTCGTACCAAGACCGGGAGAACGTTATCTCGATATAACGGCCGGTTACGGGGGTCATGCTAGCGCTATCGCGTCTGCTATTGGCTCGACAGGGGAGATGACTTTAGTCGATCGTGATCCGCAGGCCATAGCTCAATTAGAGCAGGCGTTCGGTTCGCGCGCCCGTATCATCAAAGATGATTACGCTGGAGCGTTAGCTCAACTCTCAGGTCCGTATGATGTGATTTTGGCGGATCTAGGCGTGTCATCACCGCAGCTTGACAATTCGAATCGTGGCTTTAGCTTTAAAGTAAGCGCACCGTTGGATATGCGGATGGACTCTACGGCCGATTTTACGGCCGAGCAGATCGTCAACCACTTCACGGAGCGGGATCTAGCCGATCTGATTTATCAGTTCGGTGAAGAACGTCAGTCCCGGCCTATCGCTCGTGCTATCGTCCAAGCTCGTCCATTAAGCGATACTAAGCAGCTAGCTCAAATAGTTGCAAGAGCCTATCGGGGCAAGTCTCGGATTCATCCGGCGACCCGTACCTTTCAGGCTTTGCGTATCGCCGTTAACGACGAATTGGGACAGCTTGCTCGCGCCCTACCACGAATCGAATCACTCCTTGCCCCCGGTGGCCGGATCGGTATCATCAGCTTTCATAGCCTAGAGGATCGACTGGTCAAGAACTTTATCCGGGAGAGCCAGACCCTGACACCGGTCAATAAGAAGGTGGTACAGGGGAAAAATGAAGATGTTTCCAACCCGCGAGCTCGCAGTGCTAAGCTACGAGTCGCGATTAAAAATACAAACGGTCACACTCTCGATTCGCCCCGGCGAACGGGAGCAAAAAACAAACAGGAGGTAAGAAATGGCCATTAA